Proteins co-encoded in one Coxiella burnetii genomic window:
- the ribF gene encoding bifunctional riboflavin kinase/FAD synthetase, with translation MKLIRGKHNLLTPLNGCVATLGNFDGLHLGHQALLKTLKQLARELKLPTVVIIFEPQPKEFFAKGQTEARLMRFREKWLGFAEWKIDYLLCLRFDRALADLAAEDFVKQILVDRLGAKAVVVGDDCRFGAKRAGDYALLKQLGEEYNFKAIEMPSVIYDGQRVSSTRVRQALQAGDMAVMQALLGRPYRLCGRVIAGEKRGRELGFPTANIDLHRAIAPMSGIFVVRAFLNKKSYRGVASLGVRPTFKDENARLLLEVYLFDFSKTIYGCYLEVEFLHKLREEVRFDSISALIEQMHRDVIEAEKYYQILSSLRDPESQR, from the coding sequence ATGAAATTAATACGTGGTAAACATAATTTACTCACCCCTTTGAATGGTTGCGTGGCCACGTTGGGTAATTTTGATGGGCTGCATTTGGGTCATCAAGCGTTATTGAAAACGTTGAAGCAATTGGCTCGAGAATTAAAGCTTCCAACGGTGGTCATTATTTTTGAACCTCAGCCCAAAGAATTTTTTGCAAAAGGTCAAACGGAAGCGCGATTGATGCGTTTTCGGGAAAAATGGTTGGGGTTTGCTGAATGGAAGATTGATTACCTTTTGTGTTTGCGCTTTGATCGCGCGTTAGCCGATTTAGCGGCGGAAGATTTTGTTAAGCAAATTTTAGTGGATCGATTGGGAGCGAAAGCCGTTGTGGTGGGCGATGATTGTCGTTTTGGCGCGAAAAGAGCGGGCGATTATGCGTTGTTAAAGCAATTGGGCGAGGAATATAATTTTAAGGCAATTGAAATGCCCTCGGTTATTTACGATGGCCAGCGCGTGAGTAGTACGCGTGTGCGGCAAGCTTTGCAAGCAGGGGATATGGCCGTGATGCAAGCTTTGCTGGGCCGACCGTATCGACTTTGCGGCCGCGTTATTGCCGGCGAGAAGCGGGGTCGAGAGTTGGGCTTTCCTACGGCGAATATCGACTTGCATCGTGCGATTGCGCCAATGTCTGGTATTTTTGTAGTTCGCGCTTTTTTAAATAAAAAATCTTATCGGGGCGTAGCTAGTTTGGGGGTCCGTCCTACTTTTAAAGATGAAAACGCCCGATTGTTGTTAGAAGTTTATTTATTTGATTTTTCTAAAACGATTTACGGTTGTTATTTAGAAGTGGAATTTTTACATAAACTTCGAGAAGAAGTGCGTTTTGATTCGATAAGCGCTTTAATCGAACAAATGCACCGCGACGTTATTGAAGCAGAAAAATACTACCAAATTTTATCATCCTTGCGGGACCCGGAATCTCAGCGTTAA
- a CDS encoding head GIN domain-containing protein, producing MKHSLKLIILVIAVILLSACHRETLKGSGKVVTQTRQVPQFEHIKAHGDVKLFVTAGKPQQVAVKTDDNLQSYIVTTVKGDSLEISTKGARRLVPSTPIVIEVSAEELESLATAGSIQTEVKGIEDDSFDVRASGNSQLVLEGRTDKASINIEGNGQIDARQLITKEMSLSVSGVARAIVHAERKLDVKVAGDGEVIYFGNPPFLNQSIFGKGKVEKGSAQLRKGLVN from the coding sequence ATGAAGCATTCTCTTAAATTAATTATTTTGGTAATTGCCGTTATCTTATTGAGCGCCTGTCACCGGGAAACGTTAAAAGGTAGCGGCAAAGTTGTTACCCAAACGAGGCAGGTTCCTCAATTTGAGCATATTAAAGCCCACGGGGACGTGAAGTTATTTGTCACAGCAGGGAAACCTCAGCAAGTCGCCGTTAAAACGGATGATAATTTACAATCTTATATTGTCACGACGGTTAAAGGCGACTCATTAGAAATTTCGACGAAAGGCGCACGCCGCTTGGTTCCGAGTACTCCAATTGTTATCGAAGTCAGCGCTGAAGAGCTTGAAAGTCTGGCTACCGCCGGTTCAATCCAAACGGAGGTGAAAGGAATTGAGGACGATAGTTTTGATGTTCGAGCGAGTGGCAATAGTCAATTGGTTTTGGAGGGAAGGACCGATAAAGCTTCGATTAATATCGAGGGAAACGGCCAGATAGATGCGCGCCAACTAATTACTAAAGAAATGAGTTTATCGGTCAGCGGTGTTGCGCGCGCCATCGTTCATGCTGAACGAAAATTAGATGTTAAGGTCGCTGGTGATGGCGAAGTCATTTATTTCGGTAACCCGCCGTTTCTCAACCAATCTATCTTTGGTAAAGGCAAAGTTGAAAAGGGAAGCGCGCAGTTAAGAAAGGGGCTGGTTAATTAA
- the ileS gene encoding isoleucine--tRNA ligase gives MTDYKDTLNLPQTDFPMRANLPEREPQTLARWQTLDLYRKIRKDREGQPKFILHDGPPYANGRAHLGTAFNKTLKDIVVKSKTLSGFDAPFVPGWDCHGLPIELNVEKKLGKDKLSANAFRQACRDYAFSQIELQRDDFQRLGVLGDWQHPYLTMDFGYEADTVRALAKIVANGHLLRGQKPVHWCAACGSALAEAEVEYRDKASPAVDVGFEAVDAEAVRQRFGVKNATTRVLVPIWTTTPWTLPANEAVSVHPELHYALVKSELQNQPVYLILAKDLVDSAMQRYGVDDYEVHGNLKGDALEGMQLQHPFLDRIVPIILGEHVTTEAGTGNVHTAPAHGLEDYFVAEKYNLPINNPVDARGRFIPDTFLVGGQPVFKANEPIIVLLADSGHLLHSETIQHSYPHCWRHKTPLIFRATPQWFIGMNKNGLRERALAEIEKVTWLPAWGEARIGKMVADRPDWCISRQRLWGIPIPLFIHKKSGELHPKSPALMEKVAQLIEKESVDAWFDLDPKVLLGDDADHYEKVTDVLDVWFDSGVTHFCVLEKRRELKVPADIYLEGSDQHRGWFQSSLLTSLAIRDKAPYKSVLTYGFVVDSQGRKMSKSLGNVILPADVVKNLGADVLRLWAASMDYTVEVNVSDEILKRASDAYRRIRNTARFLLSNLYDFDPKKDKVAVDQLVALDRWAIFTTQKLQEKIITAYDRYRFPAIYQAIHNFCTVEMGSFYLDIIKDRLYTSKESGLPRRSAQTALYYIAEAFVRWIAPIISFTADEIWQFMPGDREPSVFLTQWFSDFPNAALSGEEEQRWQLLLQIRDEVNKALETYRNEGKIGSALTAEVVLYADERLNAVIATLGEELRFVLITSEASVLPFNEKSKAAFDTALPGLALEINVSEFEKCARCWQRRSSVGQIKEHADLCDRCVSNAFEDGEMRQFA, from the coding sequence ATGACAGACTATAAAGACACATTGAATCTCCCTCAAACCGATTTTCCGATGCGGGCGAACTTACCTGAGCGAGAACCGCAGACGCTGGCTCGTTGGCAAACACTCGATCTTTATCGAAAAATTCGCAAAGACAGAGAAGGACAGCCCAAGTTTATTTTGCATGACGGCCCTCCTTATGCTAATGGTCGCGCTCATTTGGGCACCGCCTTTAATAAAACGCTCAAAGATATCGTTGTTAAGTCTAAAACCTTAAGTGGCTTTGATGCTCCTTTCGTTCCGGGCTGGGATTGTCATGGCTTGCCTATCGAGCTTAATGTAGAGAAGAAATTAGGGAAGGACAAATTATCAGCTAATGCTTTTCGTCAAGCTTGCCGGGATTATGCTTTTTCTCAAATTGAGCTCCAGCGGGATGACTTCCAACGATTAGGTGTGTTGGGTGATTGGCAACATCCTTACCTTACCATGGACTTTGGTTACGAAGCGGATACAGTGCGAGCGTTAGCCAAAATCGTGGCTAATGGTCATTTGCTGCGGGGGCAAAAACCGGTGCATTGGTGCGCGGCGTGCGGCTCCGCGTTAGCAGAGGCGGAAGTCGAATATCGCGATAAAGCATCGCCTGCCGTTGACGTGGGATTTGAAGCGGTCGACGCTGAAGCGGTGCGGCAACGTTTTGGCGTGAAAAATGCAACGACCCGAGTATTAGTTCCGATTTGGACCACGACGCCGTGGACGTTGCCGGCCAATGAAGCGGTCAGCGTTCATCCTGAATTGCATTACGCGCTTGTAAAAAGCGAATTACAAAATCAACCCGTTTATTTAATATTAGCAAAGGACTTAGTAGACAGTGCCATGCAACGTTACGGTGTCGATGACTATGAAGTGCATGGCAATTTAAAAGGCGACGCTCTAGAGGGAATGCAATTACAACATCCTTTTTTGGACCGAATTGTTCCCATTATTTTAGGCGAACACGTGACGACAGAAGCCGGAACAGGCAATGTGCACACGGCGCCCGCGCACGGTTTGGAAGATTATTTCGTTGCTGAAAAATATAATTTACCCATTAATAATCCCGTCGATGCGAGAGGTCGTTTTATCCCTGACACGTTCTTGGTGGGCGGTCAGCCGGTTTTTAAAGCGAATGAACCAATTATCGTATTGTTGGCGGATAGCGGACATTTATTGCATTCGGAAACCATTCAACACAGTTATCCTCACTGCTGGCGGCACAAAACGCCATTGATTTTTCGGGCAACCCCGCAATGGTTCATTGGCATGAATAAAAATGGATTGCGCGAGCGGGCATTAGCGGAAATTGAAAAAGTAACCTGGCTTCCTGCGTGGGGAGAGGCGCGGATTGGAAAGATGGTAGCTGATCGTCCAGATTGGTGTATTTCGCGACAGCGCTTATGGGGCATTCCCATTCCTTTATTTATCCATAAAAAGTCGGGCGAATTGCATCCTAAGTCGCCGGCTTTGATGGAAAAAGTAGCGCAATTAATCGAAAAAGAGAGTGTGGATGCCTGGTTTGATTTAGATCCGAAAGTTTTATTGGGCGATGATGCTGATCATTATGAAAAAGTAACGGATGTTTTGGACGTATGGTTTGATTCGGGAGTGACGCATTTTTGTGTGTTGGAAAAACGTCGGGAATTGAAGGTGCCGGCGGATATTTATTTAGAAGGTTCCGATCAACATCGGGGTTGGTTTCAATCGTCTTTATTAACGTCGTTGGCTATTCGCGATAAAGCGCCTTATAAATCGGTATTGACTTATGGTTTTGTGGTCGACAGCCAAGGTCGAAAAATGTCGAAATCGCTGGGTAACGTCATTCTACCCGCCGACGTGGTGAAGAATCTCGGCGCTGATGTGCTGCGCTTGTGGGCGGCTTCGATGGATTACACTGTAGAAGTGAATGTATCGGATGAAATTTTGAAGCGCGCTTCAGATGCCTATCGGCGAATTCGTAACACGGCACGATTTTTATTATCGAATTTATATGATTTTGACCCTAAAAAAGATAAGGTGGCGGTAGATCAATTAGTTGCGTTAGATCGATGGGCTATTTTCACCACGCAAAAATTGCAGGAGAAAATTATTACCGCATACGACCGTTATCGTTTTCCCGCTATTTACCAGGCAATTCATAATTTTTGCACGGTAGAAATGGGCAGCTTTTATTTGGATATTATTAAGGATCGATTGTACACCAGCAAAGAATCGGGTTTACCCAGGCGTTCAGCGCAAACCGCATTGTATTATATTGCAGAGGCATTTGTGCGGTGGATAGCCCCTATTATCAGCTTCACGGCCGATGAAATTTGGCAATTTATGCCGGGTGATCGTGAACCTTCTGTTTTTTTAACACAGTGGTTTTCGGATTTTCCCAATGCGGCATTAAGCGGGGAAGAAGAGCAACGATGGCAATTGTTGTTGCAAATTCGCGATGAGGTGAATAAAGCGTTAGAAACGTATCGTAATGAAGGTAAAATTGGTTCGGCATTAACCGCTGAAGTTGTGTTGTATGCGGATGAAAGATTGAATGCGGTTATAGCAACACTGGGTGAAGAACTGCGTTTTGTATTAATTACTTCAGAAGCAAGTGTGTTACCGTTTAATGAAAAAAGTAAGGCAGCTTTTGATACCGCTCTTCCTGGTTTGGCGTTAGAAATTAACGTGTCTGAATTTGAAAAGTGCGCGCGCTGCTGGCAGCGTCGCTCCAGTGTGGGGCAGATTAAAGAACACGCCGATTTGTGCGATCGCTGTGTGAGCAATGCATTTGAAGACGGCGAAATGCGACAATTTGCGTAG
- the lspA gene encoding signal peptidase II, producing MTMVTKKSKKAWPWLWFSVLVILLDQLSKYLANHFLSLGHPVKILPFLNFTLNYNTGAAFSFLGTENGWQIIFFAAISFVVSIFLILWLSRTSRSEIMMLLGLSLIIGGALGNFIDRLRWSYVTDFIDFHIKDWHFATFNVADSAICVGVFLLIVHMLLTPSSKP from the coding sequence ATGACAATGGTAACGAAAAAATCAAAAAAAGCCTGGCCATGGCTGTGGTTTAGTGTGTTGGTGATCCTCCTTGATCAATTGAGTAAATACTTGGCGAATCATTTTTTATCCCTTGGGCACCCTGTTAAAATATTACCATTTTTAAATTTCACATTAAATTATAATACCGGCGCTGCATTTAGTTTTTTAGGAACGGAAAACGGTTGGCAAATTATTTTTTTTGCCGCCATTTCTTTCGTTGTTTCCATTTTTCTAATTTTGTGGTTAAGTAGAACCTCCCGTTCGGAGATTATGATGTTGCTGGGGTTATCGTTAATTATCGGGGGAGCGCTTGGCAATTTTATCGATCGTCTTCGTTGGAGTTACGTGACCGATTTTATTGATTTTCATATTAAAGATTGGCATTTCGCCACTTTCAATGTAGCTGATAGTGCTATTTGCGTAGGCGTTTTTTTGTTAATCGTGCATATGTTATTAACACCCTCCTCTAAGCCTTAA
- a CDS encoding acetyltransferase, with protein MTFPHVCEKAGFKKIGELCHAFNDKPQVMMRLCVYDLKNQTQGAK; from the coding sequence ATGACTTTCCCTCACGTCTGCGAAAAAGCTGGCTTCAAAAAAATTGGTGAACTTTGTCATGCCTTTAACGACAAACCACAGGTCATGATGCGCCTCTGTGTTTATGACTTAAAAAATCAAACCCAAGGTGCTAAATAA
- a CDS encoding aminoglycoside phosphotransferase family protein: protein MNMKTLETNAINVWGENGKSWLNQLPGIIKQLSDYWSLRGIQPIDNMSYNYVAKAVQNDQSPVVLKISCDKQLIENESRALKSFNGQGSVRMLDMHHELNALLLEQAIPGNLLKSDYPGNIKNTIKVYAGVVNALASCPEPSDEHTHVSKWCEALDRINDDQIRPHFIRKAKVLRDFLLSSATTEYLCHADLHLENIINHGNRWLSIDPKGIIGEMAFEAAAFDFIDQNEWSEPDTIQDKMITRVSLLANVLAIDQERLFAWVFLRAIISAQWFIEDNGDPAEMLNLGSVIDPLLTRPSVSEAAHKPEIKVDELTFKNAYPMI from the coding sequence ATGAACATGAAAACCCTAGAAACAAACGCGATCAATGTATGGGGTGAAAATGGTAAATCATGGCTCAATCAATTACCTGGGATTATTAAACAGCTATCTGATTATTGGAGTCTGCGCGGCATACAACCGATTGACAATATGAGTTACAACTATGTTGCTAAAGCAGTGCAAAATGATCAATCGCCAGTTGTTTTGAAAATTAGTTGTGACAAACAGCTTATTGAAAATGAATCCAGAGCGCTGAAATCTTTCAATGGTCAAGGGTCTGTCAGAATGCTTGACATGCATCACGAATTGAATGCACTCTTATTGGAGCAAGCCATCCCAGGAAATCTATTAAAAAGCGATTACCCTGGCAACATAAAAAATACTATTAAAGTTTATGCTGGCGTTGTCAACGCTTTAGCCTCATGCCCTGAACCATCAGACGAGCACACACATGTTAGCAAATGGTGCGAAGCCCTTGATAGAATTAATGATGATCAAATAAGACCACATTTTATAAGAAAAGCAAAAGTGCTTAGAGATTTTTTATTAAGCTCAGCAACCACAGAATATCTTTGTCACGCTGATCTACATTTAGAAAACATTATCAATCACGGGAACCGGTGGCTCTCCATCGATCCTAAAGGCATCATCGGTGAAATGGCATTTGAAGCAGCCGCATTTGATTTCATTGATCAAAATGAATGGTCTGAACCCGATACTATTCAAGATAAAATGATCACTCGTGTCAGTTTGCTAGCTAACGTACTAGCAATTGATCAAGAGAGATTGTTTGCTTGGGTTTTTCTACGCGCTATTATTTCAGCGCAGTGGTTTATTGAAGATAATGGCGATCCAGCTGAAATGCTAAATTTGGGATCCGTTATTGATCCCTTACTTACAAGACCCAGTGTTAGCGAAGCTGCGCACAAACCAGAAATTAAGGTCGATGAATTAACGTTTAAAAATGCCTACCCAATGATTTAA
- a CDS encoding GNAT family N-acetyltransferase — protein sequence MLLFKVTEEYLAKNTVKVMLAKNKIVGICGFKRHTNKVLELDYFFIHPDYIGQGLGKKLWGFSCKLAEKLTAHSFIVWSDPETEAFYIKMGCVKIGMKKSHCCLIVRPPSWNIV from the coding sequence ATGCTGCTTTTCAAAGTTACTGAGGAATATCTAGCCAAGAACACGGTTAAAGTGATGCTAGCAAAAAACAAAATAGTGGGAATTTGTGGATTCAAACGCCATACAAATAAAGTATTAGAACTGGACTATTTCTTTATTCACCCAGATTATATTGGGCAAGGGTTGGGGAAAAAATTATGGGGTTTTAGTTGCAAGCTTGCAGAAAAATTAACCGCTCATTCTTTTATTGTATGGTCTGATCCTGAAACCGAAGCATTTTATATCAAAATGGGGTGCGTAAAAATTGGTATGAAAAAATCTCATTGCTGCCTAATCGTAAGACCCCCGTCCTGGAATATCGTTTGA
- a CDS encoding MFS transporter, producing MGFIRQFIQGLGSSAPAVVGFAVIAELYEERKAAQLIAIANSVITGSMATVPVIGNYLTIIFNWRANFVFIFILVLLSIIAMQVVFKEPKKYKHAGGQ from the coding sequence ATTGGTTTTATAAGGCAGTTTATCCAAGGGCTTGGAAGTAGTGCTCCCGCGGTTGTCGGCTTTGCAGTAATCGCTGAACTGTATGAAGAACGAAAAGCTGCGCAGCTGATTGCTATTGCCAATAGTGTTATTACAGGAAGCATGGCCACAGTCCCAGTCATAGGTAATTATTTGACAATTATTTTTAATTGGCGTGCTAACTTTGTTTTTATTTTTATTCTGGTATTGCTTTCTATTATTGCAATGCAAGTGGTTTTTAAAGAGCCTAAAAAATATAAACATGCAGGGGGGCAGTAA